The following DNA comes from Musa acuminata AAA Group cultivar baxijiao chromosome BXJ1-4, Cavendish_Baxijiao_AAA, whole genome shotgun sequence.
AATGAATTGGGATTACACGGAATGGATGGTACTGAAGAAACACCTTCTGATGCGACAAAGCAAAGGGTGGCAGCTGCTAAGCAATACATAGAAAATCACTATAAAGAGCAAATGAAAAATTTGCAAGAACGCAGGGAACGGTAtggcttaaaaagaaaaaaacttctcTCCTCtccattgttattgttattattattttgcttCCTACTTTCTTTTGTTTCAATAATGGagctaaataaatatatattttcctAAATTTTATCTGCTCTTATGGGTATTTAGAATTTGTCATATAATTTTTAGGAAAAATAGCCAGGAGAAACCAAATCCATGACCAGCTTTCCATCAATGCTGAAGAATGGTGGTCAATGTTTGATATGTGAAATACTGAGTAAAATCATTTCCAGCAGTGGATTAGAGTCGCATAGATCTATTCTATTTTGCTACCCCATGAGTTTTCTGCTGGTGTGGACAACCTGAATAAGAATGAAGTTTCTCCAGGAGAAACTGCACCATGGGAGCCAACTGCTGTTTTTCACACAAAAGCAGTTTATATGGTGCAAACCCATTCTCAACTCTGATCTAGCATCCATCATCAATCCAATGCATTTTATAAATTAAAGCAACAAATAGCTAAAAGttaattaaatatatgaaatTGAAGTGAGATTATGAGAATGTAAGAGATTGTGAATGAAACTAGCATCATAAGGAGAGAAGTGAGTAAAGCCGTAAGTCCTATCATTATTATTGTCATTGATATTTAAGACTGAGAATTGGATGTCCTTTTAGCAAAAGTGCTATAACAATCCACATAAGAGACATTGAACTAACTtcaaatattttatcataatctAGAAGTGCAAGAACAGGTCTACTGGTAACCACAGGTTCATTATTTGAAAGCTAGTTCTCTGCCTCATGCGTCCATCTAGCGCGTCCATCTAGCTCTCCTTTTCACATGTAATCAGTCAGAAGGATTGCAATACTGTTGAAGTTCCATAAGAATTGGTAATAACATGATGTCAATTCATGAAAACTCCTGAAATTTTGTAAGGACTTTGGTGTTTGCCAAATTTGGATCACTGCAATCTTTTTTGCATCCACTTAAATACTTTTAAGGCAAAGCCTGAAAGGTATGCCAGAGGTCAGAAAAGAGCAGTTGTCATGATTTACATTGAGCTTTTTCCCATCTCAAAGTTGTCAGGACAGCTCTTAAAGTTTCACCATTACAATTTTGTTACAGCTACAAAAAAGTATATTGTAAATGCACACATATAGAACTTTATAGTAAAATGAAGAATATCTTGATTCATCATCCACATAGTTGTCTTAGGACATTTGAGAGTCCACATGACAAGACTGACCATTTATAGTAACCTCCATGTCTTAAAAGCTGACTGCCATTTGTCACCTACTTTGATTTTGATATTGTGCTAGCCACTTCTAAGATTAATTTTATAGAATATTTGAGcagcaatgaacttgttgaacttgTCATCcactatagaaataagaaatttTTGACTTGATGGTGATTCAGTTAATAGCTTGCTTATTCATAACATTCATCAagcttaataaaaaaaaagaaacattcaTCAAGCTTCGTCTTTTCTTTGGATTTAGTAACATTGGAATGATAAAtcgactcaatttcctgaatgtaTCTCTTGTTTGGTAGGTTGATGACTAGTATATTAAACTCATGAACTCAAAATTTTCCTGAATGATACATGGACTTGTCTATCTCTTTGATTGGACATTCAACACCAAATTGAAACTTCCTGGGCAAAGTATTGACCAAATCTCTTCCCTTGTCTGCATCACCTTGCCAGTGGAGACGCTATGTTAATGGTTTAGTTGATGACCTGGTTGGCAGGCAAGAAATAACATTCCAAGGGATCAGTTGATGGCATATCCCAGTCATCAAAGGAGTCTTTTCTTGGTTTAGTAGTTCCATTGCAATCTTTAATGATAACAATATAAACATATCAATCGTTTCAATTTGATGGTTGTATCACCATTAAGGTCAAGATAGATGTTGTGTCTCTGACTTATTATCATGTCTGGGTTTGTTTAGTGAATTTGGAATCAAAATGGTGTTGTAGCACCTTtcttatgataaaatcattgaATGGACCTTTTAAGATCTCAATTTTTTGAACTCAAAATGATTTTTTGACAATAGTCATGCCACATCATGGGTTCATACATGTCACATCATTTTTGTCATCTGTTGGAGAAGCTCAAAGGTCCAAGCAGCCAAATATTGTTGATACTATGAATGAGTTTGTTGCTTTTTTTGCAGGAGTGTGCATTATCATTTCCTCCTTTCACTTTGATATTTTGACAATGTTTTGATCAATTAATTAGCTTGAAAGAGAACTTATGTTGCAAGTACCGAACTGCTTAAGCAAattttaagtgaaaaaatattgataaatttaaTCACATGGCACTTGATAGACCTTGAGTCAAATTGTATAGGATACTAGTAGAACCAAGATTCATCATACCACAGCATACCGTTCGATATGGGCAGTATGTACCGGTCTGACAGGGGATCGGTACAGGTAGTACATATTACCGAGCAGtatataccggtccgataggggactagtatgggtggtacatattgGTACATCAGTATGCCCCACCATATTATGTGTTAGTACGTCGGTATGACTCGGTATATACTGTATTGATGCTTGATTGGTATACTGGTATGAACTGGTAAGGCGAACCATGGATAGAACATCAATGCTTGGATGGTTTTACTAAGGCCAATATAGAATTGCATGACTGTATTCATGCATGTATGTTTAGGACAAGGTACATATTGATAAAAATTTTATTCCTGAACTGTATGGTAACTGTTACTCAATACTTCTTTTTAACAGGCGTCATAATCTGGAGAGGAAACTAGCTGATGCTGATGTTTCTGAAGAAGATCAACACAATATTCTTAAGTATTTGGAGAAGAAAGAGACAGAATACATGCGCCTTCAAAGGCATAGAATGGGAGTTGATGATTTTGAATTACTTACGATGATAGGAAAAGGCGCTTTTGGGGAGGTATAATTATCTAAAGAGCTCTACGTGCTTTTAAGAGTTCGCTCAAACACTCCCACTTTGAACAACAATAATTTTCTATTTATACATCTGTTTTCCAAATTTATGAAAATGTTCCATTGCAGTATGGATGTATATATgttgtaaaaatatatttttatgctttaaGTGGGAATCCTCTTTAAGTATAAGCTTTTTGCAAATAGTCAGTAGAAAATGCAGTTCATTGCTTGAATCTCCTGATGCAAGCATCTATTGTGTCCAAGTCTAGTCAAAGTAAATTCTGCTTGCTGCATGCATGTATTTTTGAGGCACTGAGGCTTGCATCATTTGTGACATAGTTTTACATTTTTGCTTCTTCCACGTTTTCTTGCTTAATTCGTTACTTTTCTTATTCATAAAAATCATATCCTTTAGTAACCATTCTCTACTGTACTCAACTTCATGCATAAATTAGCTATCATAAGTTGAAAGGTATAAGAAATATCTGTATAGCAGCTCATGTAAatgatattatttattaatatcaTCGTAGCAGCTCATATGAGTGTCATCCTGCAGATCAGGGTCTGTAGGGAGAAAGAAACTGGTAATGTATATGCAATGAAGAAGCTTAAAAAATCAGAGATGCTACGTCGAGGACAGGTTGAGCATGTTAAAGCTGAAAGGAATCTTCTTGCAGAGGTTGACAGCAATTGCATAGTGAAGCTATACTGTTCCTTTCAAGACAATGAATACCTATATCTTATCATGGAATACCTACCTGGTGGCGACGTGATGACATTGCTTATGCGAAAGGATACACTGAATGAGGATGAGGCCAGATTCTATATTGGTGAAGCAGTTTTGGCTATTGAATCCATCCACAAACACAATTATATTCACAGGTTTGTGGAATACATTTGAACATGCCTTGGGATTGTCATCTTCTCTCATCAATATTTAGAAGCTGTAACACTCTGTTTTGCTCATTAGGGATATAAAGCCTGACAATTTGTTACTCGACAAATTTGGTCACCTGAAGCTTTCAGATTTTGGATTATGTAAGCCACTGGATTGCagtaattttccaaatttgcaagAAAAGGATATTACTAGTGGAAGGAACTCTGGCGGGTCTTCCCACTCTGATGAACGTTCATCTGCACCAAAGAGGACACAACAGGAACAACTAGAGCACTGGCAAAGGAATAGAAGGACATTGGTGAGCTACTTATAAATACATATTAAGGATAAAACGCAATGACATTTGAGTCACaacataaaattactataaaTTTGTACCTGTAATGCTTTgatggttttattttattttcatctaTAGCTAGTTGGATCTTAATGCTTTCATGGCTTTTGTGCCATGAAAGTATTACATAATGTATTTTATGGATTATCCCTTTAATTCATCGGTTTATTGTCAATTCCATTAGAATATGCTGGTCAATTTACAGTATTCatgtttattaataaaataaaaataatggtgCAAATTATATTTCCACTAGAATCTAGATAAGTATAAGTTGAAAACATCATGTTAGAATTAGATTATAGAAAAAGAAGATGTTATGAATATCTAAAAGCAAATATAGGATCTTCTTCTAACATTATAGGGACAAATGGTTGAACTGCAGAATTTTGTGCTGTACTTTCTTCGTGTTGCATCCAAGACACAATCTCCTCTTGTTCTTGGAAAGTTGGGATGCAACAACCTCTCTTTCTTGATGTTTTCACTTTTCATTGTAACTATTTTTAGACTCATGCAAGGATTGGGAAATCATGGAACAGAGCATACTCATGCCTTTTTGACATGGTATGATTCTGTTATGCTGATCGGCACACACGTGTTGCCCAACACTAAGCCAAAGTTTCCGTAGCCATATATCACGACCCTCAGTGCTGGTTCTGACTGGCATTTCAAAATTTCCATAAGATGAAGCCGTATCTTTGGCATGGATTGGCATAGCGGGTATCAATATCTTCTCAGCATTATATGTTTCAACTCATGCAAAAACTTCCCAATCAATACATAATTTGGCTTCAATTGACAAATTCTTTGTTTGGTGCTTCTCACAGAGAATCTTCAGAGGCTAAGCAGTTTtgttaactataataattaaggaaAAAAATACACAGTAGCTGAGACAGGACCAAGCAAGTTGCAGCATATCTTAgatttctttatatttctgcAAAATCATTTTGGTACCACATCAACAAGCATCCATTGTTTGCTCTACAATAGTGCTTGTATGAAATATTGACTACTTATTTGGATCCGAACCATTGAGTGGTTCTTGGGTTCATATGTTTGACCTGTTTTGACCTTGATATATTTCAGTCTATATCTCGGTCTTTTTGTTgcagtttttttcctttttctatctGGTGTTTGTTGTTGGATGGCCTCTAACGTCAGGTCAATCAAGGTATCCGAGTGGTTAAGGCACAAAAATATGCAGTCAAGATGTCAGAAGTTCAACCTTGTTGTGAGAGTCTAATGTGCATATTATGTAACACTTGAATGGATGGAGTTTCTTTTAATGACAGTTCAGTGTAATTGTTTGTTCGAAAGAAATTAAATTTGTAATTTTCTTCTTTACTATTGCTTGAAATAACCCTTTCCAAAAAATTAAGATTATAGACTTTGTAAATTATTGATCCCGCAAAACTCCGTTTGTTTTGCATATTCACTTTGGGGCCTTGCATTATTATCTCAAATTCTCAATGCAATAACTAGATGTTGGTTTTGGATCGCATATACACCCTTTTGAGAGATGTATATATTACAaggggagagagagggagattCCTCTACTATTGACCGAACATGGAGGTAAATACATATATGTGTAAATGAATAAAGGCAAATTTGGAGTTTGCCTTATATAGACGGAAAGTCTTATTACCATATGCATATGTTGTGATATATAAGTCTTTTGAAGATAGAGGTAAATTATTGGAGTTTGTAGGTTACACTAGAAACCACAAAGATTATATTCATTTTGCATTATGGTGAATTGCAACTCAAATAGTGATTGGGTCATTGAGGATGAGTTGTCACTGACAAAGAAATCATGCCAATGTTACAAAAAGGGCAAAACTAGTGCATGAGGTTGTCATCATTATGTAGTCTTGCCTCTTTAAGTAGAGAGGATGTTTTTGTGATAACTGATTCCCTAGGTCACAAAGGAGAAACCTGGTGGTTGTGCCAGCTACCAAGATAATACTCTCATGTCAACATTACTTAGTAGGACAAATATGCTTACTTTTATGTACAAACGTACTATTAAATGCTGCTAAGTTACAGTTCTACAAGTTTGCGGGTATCTAGGATCTGACTTCTCTGATGTTGCTATTGGACATCTTCAGGCATACTCTACTGTTGGTACACCTGACTATATTGCTCCAGAAGTTCTACTGAAGAAAGGTTATGGCATGGAATGCGACTGGTAAGACTTTTTCTTTTTTGGCATTATAAACCAATTCATAATGCATCTCAGGTAATGGAATTCTTGTGCTTTATAATATGTTTTCTTATCTTTATGTAGGTGGTCGCTTGGAGCCATCATGTTTGAAATGCTTGTAGGTTATCCTCCATTTTATTCTGACGAACCTATGGCAACATGCAGGAAGGTAATGCCAATTTTTTAGACCTCTTCTACAACATACAAAGCATACTGGCCATGGAATATTTATTGTTTGTTAATGTTTATGTCATTAAATCAACTAGTCAAATGTACATCTCATTGTTTTGTTCCACCGCATATTTATAAAACACTACTTGACATTTGTAGTGATTTCTGAATTCGTACAGTTAGTCATCGACTCACATAAATCCAGTTTTATTTTGGCATGGAAGAACCATCTTTTTAAGATATGTATCTAATTATTATTGTCTCCTAATCACGTTGGAGCCTTGATCATTATGGATATTCTTTTGCCTGGtgaatttattcaaaatttttgctaagcCAGTAACTAAATAGAGCTAGCCTTGGTTACTAGTTTCTTTCATTTTACTTTCGCAGCTTTtaatgtttgaactttgaagtctATATTTCCTTTTCTAAGTTGCTGTTGTATCCTGTAAAGTAATCTGAAAGATGCATTGCATATAGGATCTCTTTACTGATTTGTCATTGTTATcatattttctttttgtaacttcaGTCTTTTCCCTTTCCCTTTTTGGTTAATTTATATAGATAGTTAATTGGCGAACACACCTGAAGTTTCCTGATGAAGCAAAACTATCTGCTGATGCAAAAGATCTAATCAGTAAACTCTTGTGCAATGTTGAACAACGGCTTGGCACAAAAGGTGCTGATGAAATAAAGGTTGTTTCTTATGTTTTTTTCAAGTTCTAGAAAAATTTAAAGGACTCCATAGCAATGCTATATATACTAAAAGTAGTACTGCTGCAGGTGCACCCTTGGTTTATGGGCACTGAATGGGACAAACTTTATCAAATGGAGGCTGCATTTATACCAGAGGTGAAGGATGAGTTGGATACCCAAAACTTTGAGAAGTTTGAAGAGGTATCATTGGTTGTCAagattcttttatttgttttacctTATAAATTTAATATGCATTCTTTCCCTGTCAATGTCTTGCAGTCTGGTGAGCAAATTCAGAATTCATCTAAGTCGGGCCCTTGGAGAAAGGTCACTAtgactttttttttcaaaaagtttgGACTATTCATTTCTAGCATTTTTTTTATTGTAACAATAGTGTTTACTTGAATCTCTGTTGCATCATGTTACTTTGCATCTTCATTATTTAAGATGCATACAGCATACTTATAGACTTCTTTATAGATGCATTCTTTTGACTTTATAACATATTTGGGCATCTCCATAGATTTCCATTCTTTTGAGTctggtatatatatgtgtgtttgtCTATCTGTGCATTACGAGGATCGCCATCTTGGTGACTTTTAGTGTTACAATAGTGTATCAAAAAACAAGCACATGGATTGCACAGCCACAAAATAATACAATCATTCTTGAACTCTTCTGACCAGCATATCAATCTTGCCATGGCACTTGTTGGTCTTCTATTCTGACTTGTTGGTGGCAAGAAATGGTACACTGTTTTGCAATAAACATGTTTCCTATGACAAACTGGTGTAGAAGGTCGCAGAACACCTTGTATCTGCTGATCGGGATGTTGATCAAATTTGATTTTGGACTAGCTGAAAGATAGGTACATTATATTAACACAATCTTTTCTTTCTcctattttttatttctaaagactATAGCTCCCTGTTTTTCTCTCCCTGACGTTTGAAGCATGATGCTTAGGACCCACCAACACTTTTTAAATTTTTCATTGCAAACCACATCCTGTTGGCCACCTGTCGCTTTGGTCTTGACCATCCCTTCAATGGTCTCAAGTATGGATGCAACTCAGTTAAAATCAGTTCGTGTAAACCAAGCTAAGATCATTTTGGTCAGCCTATAATCTAACTCGACCCAGCCTAACTCCAATCCAAGATCAATTTAAGGATGGGCTGGGTTGGGCCTCGGGTTAATCAGGTCTCCAAAGAGAGGAAGGGAACCCAATAGAAGGGAAAGATCTAGGTGTTCAATGCaccaagaaataaaaaaaaaaaacatgtcatAGTTGATAAATTGCTCATAGTTTCAGAAGTTATTCCAGGTTGTGAAAGGAAAATGGTTTCAAGTCATTCAACAAATAAGCTTAATAAATGGCGATTGATTGGTAGAAGATGCTCTACCTCTATACAACTTCAACAAAAGCCTGgcattgattaaaaaaattgaaGCTTCTCATAAGTTTCATTATCATTGCTCCACTCATTCTACAAATgcttaatagatctaatataacaAAGTGGAAAGAAGCATCCTTTCAATATCCCAAGCTGTGAATAAGAGTTTGATAAAATGCTCAAGTGTATGATTTTCTAGAGTGTTTGTGGGAAATTGAGAAAGAAggaaacaaaagagagatcatggATGCACGAGGGATGCAAGAATTCATGGAGGTGGTAGGAAAGCCGGTGAATTGTCATAGAAGAGGGTGCGGACAGGGCTGTCAAGAGGAAGGTGATGCTATGGTGGGAAGCTATTTTAAGTTTTGACTGAATAACTATATATACAATATTTTACATTATGGACTTGTTAAATTAGAATGGAAACAGGGGTTGCCTCAAATTGCCAAAAACCTCAATCAAGGCCCAATTCAAAATAAGTAGGGTTAAGTAATTGTAGCCCAGCCTCACCCAAGCTTGTAAAACCTAGCCCAAGCcttttgaaaatggatttcaataaTTTTTGGGGTAACCCCTCCAACTTGCAGCCCTAGCCTCATAGTCGTGGGCCCTCTAGATCATCTTATTTCTTGTTGGTAGTTTTCTTATAGAATTATAATCGCCTCAATTGATAGTCATAATGACCTGCAATTGATGAGTCAAAATTTCCATTAAACACCATTGCTCTAGGTGATTGTTGAGATCCCTCTACAAAAGGTAACTGTGGCTttctttagatttttagctttacACTAACTTACCTTCaaaatgttatttattttttatatttattctttCCCATTATGTCATTCAATTTGTCTCTGTTGCTAGCTGTCCTTGCCGCTCCATATGTCTGCAAGATGAAATAGAAGTGCTACTGAGAAGAGGGTTTTGAGTCTTTTGAGTTTTGACCAATATTGTTTTTGATATTAATCAGTATGCTTGATATGGGCTTGAAATGTAAATCCTTACCCTATAGTTAAAAACATGGTCCATTGGTGTTGCCCAAAACACATATAAAACTCTTAAAATTATActgaaacatttgaaaccatatcAAAACTTCTTATATATTACATCTAACACCCCTAGATTTAGCATTAACAAGCTAATGGCTCGAGATGGCCCAATACTTGAGTCCTTGGCATGCAATACATATTGGTCGGGCCAAGAATTGGGGTGGCACTGGTTGAAATCCCTAGTTAATGGCAATTTAATGCTTGCTTCTTTCATATTAATAATACATTATTACAACTCTTATATGCATCAGGTAAGTGAGTAGGGAAGGCTCAATTTTCTTCTTTTGGTTGTGCATGTAAGAATCTAAGAGTGAGGCTATAAAATTTTTTGATCTCATTTGGATTGGCCAAAACCATGCTTGAGACTTTCAGTCTCTCAAATTCAGCAATCAGCCTAGGTTAATGTGTGACATCTTAGCTGCGATGACCAATTGTAGCTGATCTACAAGAACCTGCTTCTTGTAGCAGTTTGTGAAACTGTTCTTCTGATGAGTGATGTCACTGTAGATAGAATCATTTCGTgcgttttttttttcactttgttATTTGCTTTGATTATTTACAAGTAATTATTGTGATGGCTTCCTTGTCTACCCTTGCAGATGCTTTCATCCAAGGATTTGAATTTCATGGGCTACACATATAAGAACTTTGAAATAGTTAATGATCATGTAGTGCCTGGGATAGGTATAATATTCTTCCTTTGTCTTTTCCTTTTTGGCTACAAAGACAAAATATTCTTGGTGCATACATCACCTATCCCACCCCTAGGAAGATATTTTTGTTTGTTCAGTTCCCCCTATAATTTTATACTGTGAGTTGCATTATGTACCGCTGCTGTTCTTTAGCTGTAGTTTTGAAAAATACCAACTGACATAGGATCAAGGCAGCTGGAATCCTCACAAAAATGAGGAGGAAAATAATGCTATGCTGTAGTCTATGTTGCTATTCCTTTAAATGGATATTATGCTCACACTTTAAAATAAAGGGTTGTTTGACATCTGTATGTGCTAGACAGTTGTGACTAGTTAGAAAACTAATAGCCTATGGCATCAAATGCTCAAATGTGGATGAAGGTTTTATGGTGGAATCATGTCTACCATTTGATGGTTTTCAAATTATACCTTTTTATTTGACTACAAGACCTTTCGTACTTGCTCTATGATGCTAGGTAAAATGCAGTTACATGTGCCTATTAGAACCTTTATCAAGTCAACTTGAGTCTTTATTGGGCATAGTATCAATACTTGGTACATTACAACATGTCTCACTTATAATTGTTGATCGGATATTTGATTTGGTACAAGTTGGGTGTTCTCATGGAATTCAATTAGGTGCCAAGGGGGTTGTACTTGCTTTTTAATATTAGTTGTGTCCTGGGATTATATGACCTCCTAGTCTTGATTAGGATTCTGTCTGGTCTGGATTTCCTTATAAAGGAAATCCAAAGTGAATTTGCACTCTTTTTAAAAATAGGGAATTAACACTATTCGTGAATATAGTCTGCCATTTGTTTCTTGTTTTAGATGATTTGAGTAGTCTTGACATGGAAAGACACTTATTAAACCGATTTTTTGTTGGAATAGGtgatatatatgtaattttgagTTAGACATTTGGTTATGTTTAAAAGGCCATAGGGTGGCATATTGATTATTACAGTATCGTTCAAGTTTGAATAGATATCTAATTTTTGGGTTTAACTGGTTAGGGTTTGACTGCTAAGACAATGTCCACTGGTTGTGTCTTGCAAAATGCAGATGAGAAATGATGGTTGCAGAATTGTATAATGGAAAAAAGCGAAAGTAATATATAAAAAGATGAGAAAGAGATTGAATTATTTTAAACTCATCCAAACCATATAATGGCCTCATGCCAGGGTCCTTTAGACTCATATGTCTTCAAGCACAAGTGAAGCAAAGTACTTGCCTCCTTCGACTCattgtctttttgttttttttccaaaGTCATTGTTAGTATCATAAGCAGTCAATAGCTCTCCATCACGAAGATGGCACATATTACCCAAAATAGCTGACCATACATATTTGGATGTCAACCACTATCCTTACTAACAAATAAAACCTAACCTAAGCATAGCAAAAACAACTGTTGGAtccttctttattttctttacttTTCTTCTTGATCCCCAATCTATATTATCAATGTACTCTCACAGTAGGAGTTGACAGAAAGACAGTGGAAACAAGGCTTTTGATCTTGGTCTGGTACCAATGTCATTCCTTGGTTGGACTGGTACAATACTGGTACTGACCCATTCTATGTTAGAGTGCCTTAATACATGTCGATACATCAGACCAGTTTGATCACTGGTTTTATTGCATTTTTTTTCCATAATTGCGTCTTTATCCATACTGTTAAGAGATGTAGTATAATTGATATACCaaaaaacataattaaaatatctaaaaatacaaaaattataaataaggaaCATACAGATGTTAATAACAGTAAGTCTGATTGCATGTCAATATATTGGATCATATTAGTGGAAGCCCTTGAAAGGTGGTTATGGCTGGAGGTCAAGATTGTAGTTTTGTATAATTTATGAATGATATTTACCCCAATGACATTAATAGTGGCCGGATCTTAGGTGATCTAGTCATCTAGGTCGAATCAGTTATGATTAAATCTATGTCAAATCTAGAAGGACCTAATCTAGATCTATGTGAATCTTGACTGAATCCACACAAATCTAGCTCAGATCTATGAGTATCTAGCTTAGATCTATGTGTATCTAGCCAAGATCCATAGAAATCTAGGTTAGGTCCGCACGAATCTGATTTATATTTAAGTAGATCTACACTACAAGCAAGTAGATCAACCTCAatgaataagaaatgcaaacaaaAAATTAAACATTAAAATAAATGACACATAAGCATGAAAAGTAAGCATGAATTAATAGTTGAACATGCCATTTAAAAGCAAAATAAGCACCAAACCAGAGAAATAACTCCAAAATTGCCATTATTTGGAGAAGAATGTTAAGCTTCATTAAGTTGTTTCGCtgatttggtgttatttttatccaaatttaaaaatatcaagaaagaagGGACCCTAAGGGTGTTTGCGATGAAAATGAGCGAGAGGGATAATGGTAGCAAGAGGTAGGCTTACCAACTTGGTATGTTGCCTTACTGCTTAAAATAACCCTGAGCTTGACTTTCTTGGTTTGCTGAGTGGTATGCTTGGAACTAATTGGTACTGTGCAGTAAGAGTCAGTCTGCATATTGGTCTGAGGTCAAACTAGTAAATATTTGTATGTCTGGAATTTTAAGCCTTGTGTGTAATAATGTTGCCGATGCCCGCCCTTCAAAGTGCATTTCCTGTGAAAGATCCTGCTTGCCAAACTATTCTAGTATTTCTTTAGAATGGCCTCGTTCCTTTGTAAAGAGCAGGATACATATTTCTTTTAGATGGGTCTCATTCTAAGCCTTCACAAACGTTGTTAGGGTTTAACCtactttcatacatggagctaatttttttataaataatttatttcttgCAAGAAAACACATAAAACAAATATGAATTGCATATAATTAGTAAACATCAATGttaaatgaaaca
Coding sequences within:
- the LOC135672584 gene encoding uncharacterized protein LOC135672584, which translates into the protein MDSARTWFQKLQTKEKIASKKNELGLHGMDGTEETPSDATKQRVAAAKQYIENHYKEQMKNLQERRERRHNLERKLADADVSEEDQHNILKYLEKKETEYMRLQRHRMGVDDFELLTMIGKGAFGEIRVCREKETGNVYAMKKLKKSEMLRRGQVEHVKAERNLLAEVDSNCIVKLYCSFQDNEYLYLIMEYLPGGDVMTLLMRKDTLNEDEARFYIGEAVLAIESIHKHNYIHRDIKPDNLLLDKFGHLKLSDFGLCKPLDCSNFPNLQEKDITSGRNSGGSSHSDERSSAPKRTQQEQLEHWQRNRRTLAYSTVGTPDYIAPEVLLKKGYGMECDWWSLGAIMFEMLVGYPPFYSDEPMATCRKIVNWRTHLKFPDEAKLSADAKDLISKLLCNVEQRLGTKGADEIKVHPWFMGTEWDKLYQMEAAFIPEVKDELDTQNFEKFEESGEQIQNSSKSGPWRKMLSSKDLNFMGYTYKNFEIVNDHVVPGIAELKKKDKLKRPSIKSLFESSETEDQSDEAIQGTFINSCQLEVSKSQGSSSP